In the Malaya genurostris strain Urasoe2022 chromosome 1, Malgen_1.1, whole genome shotgun sequence genome, one interval contains:
- the LOC131436344 gene encoding uncharacterized protein LOC131436344 has product MKVIVIVLTFSAFLYCPIVCFQQQMDQNSRNAQNSHYDSGVNFPFREDGHDLGTTKNRISLGVLDDLSTFSDADFAEALSKLSDHELDKLTKLMEDEEGSYVAIAKRENDYTETDPMAEISDNDQIASFKSWFSRGNPTKSTVKPTTITTRTTRRTTTVRLRKPRKKITRVQQTGGKQTGKIFSDSKDILKYGSDRDTKKAIDQNVRARISYLKSKMQKRMVPINSSLNRFASSTLRQKRDLHQLFGETGLSGKLEDSFPNPNQATAQFHSPLEPLVRVKRQPD; this is encoded by the exons ATGAAAGTTATTGTTATCGTTTTAACTTTCAGCGCGTTCCTGTATTGCCCAATTGTTTGCTTCCAACAACAAATGGATCAGAACTCCCGAAATGCTCAGAATTCCCACTACGATTCCGGAGTAAATTTTCCATTTCGAGAAGACGGTCACGATCTCGGAACAACGAAGAACCGAATATCGTTGGGTGTGTTGGATGATCTAAGTACCTTCAGTGATGCTGATTTTGCCGAAGCTTTGTCGAAACTATCGGACCACGAGCTAGATAAGCTCACAAAATTGATGGAGGACGAAGAAGGATCGTATGTTGCCATAGCTAAGAGAGAAAACGATTATACAGAGACTGACCCAATGGCTGAGATATCAGACAATGATCAGATTGCATCTTTTAAATCATGGTTTTCAAGAGGAAACCCAACGAAAAGCACTGTAAAACCGACTACAATTACTACGAGAACTACTAGGAGAACTACGACGGTACGCCTAAGGAAACCAAGAAAGAAAATAACTCGAGTTCAACAAACCGGAGGTAAACAAACAGGCAAAATATTCTCCGACAGCAAAGACATCCTGAAATACGGCAGCGATCGAGACACCAAGAAGGCAATCGATCAGAACGTTCGGGCCAGGATCAGCTATCTGAAGAGTAAAATGCAAAAGCGAATGG TGCCAATCAATTCTTCGCTGAATCGATTCGCGTCATCAACTCTACGTCAAAAACGGGACCTGCATCAATTGTTTGGCGAAACGGGATTGTCCGGAAAGCTGGAGGATTCCTTTCCGAATCCGAACCAAGCGACAGCACAGTTCCACAGCCCCTTGGAACCGTTGGTGCGAGTTAAAAGACAACCGGATTGA